A genomic stretch from Helianthus annuus cultivar XRQ/B chromosome 1, HanXRQr2.0-SUNRISE, whole genome shotgun sequence includes:
- the LOC110877434 gene encoding E3 ubiquitin-protein ligase PRT1 isoform X3 yields MSSPENAPAAAADGGVIEDELEEYSEEFKCCVCLELIYKPVVLACGHISCFWCVFEAMDFWQESHCPVCRHAYYHFPSICWLLHSVLLKLYPKAYQIRESQVANAEKAHGTSSPQFENYLAVSHGGEQMASQCHTTVQGILTNSSDQITTAGSDHVDIRNKQISIDDLLCSVCKELLCQPVVLNCGHVFCEACIVTSNKEPCRCPVCRSMHPNGFPKVCLVLEAFLKQHVSEEYSARVDKRRTCEIGNSSTGDSTSVPEGSKGSSVPMDEHLCSSGHKVHFGVGCDCCGMCPLIGNRYKCKDCFEKIGFDLCEDCYKSSSNLPGRFNQQHKPDHEFEVVEPKPIMILSYDFPEGYAPDHLANPTDGSTDPDLSLDNQEDSEGDVPEGDVVGPVNDNDSSGGNEDSGPTL; encoded by the exons ATGAGTAGCCCGGAAAATGCTCCTGCCGCCGCCGCTGACGGTGGCGTTATCGAGGACGAACTTGAGGAATATTCGGAGGAGTTCAAATGTTGCGTCTGCCT GGAGCTCATCTACAAGCCAGTTGTATTGG CTTGTGGCCATATTTCATGTTTTTGGTGCGTCTTCGAAGCTATGGACTTTTGGCAGGAATCTCACTGCCCCGTTTGTCGACACGCGTATTATCATTTTCCTAGTATATGTTGGCTGCTTCACTCTGTCTTGCTGAAGTTGTATCCTAAAGCTTATCAAATAAGGGAAAGTCAAGTTGCAA ATGCAGAAAAGGCCCATGGAACATCCTCACCGCAGTTTGAAAACTATTTAGCAGTATCACATGGTGGTGAACAAATGGCATCACAGTGTCATACCACGGTACAAG GAATCCTTACAAATTCGAGTGATCAAATCACTACAGCTGGAAGTGATCATGTTGACATACGTAACAAGCAGATTTCGATCGATGATTTACTCTGTTCAGTATGTAAAGAGCTTCTCTGTCAACCTGTTGTGCTTAATTGTGGTCATG TATTCTGTGAAGCATGTATTGTCACTTCAAACAAGGAGCCATGTCGATGCCCCGTGTGTCGAAGCATGCATCCAAATGGGTTCCCAAAAGTCTGTTTGGTTCTAGAGGCTTTCTTGAAGCAGCATGTTTCAGAAGAATACTCTGCAAGAGTAGACAAACGCAGAACTTGTGAGATAGGAAATTCATCAACAG GGGATTCAACATCAGTTCCAGAAGGTTCTAAAGGTTCATCTGTACCTATGGATGAACACTTGTGCAGTTCAGGCCACAAGGTTCACTTTGGAGTAGGTTGTGACTGCTGTGGG ATGTGTCCACTCATTGGCAACCGGTACAAATGCaaagattgcttcgagaaaatcGGCTTCGACTTATGTGAAGATTGCTACAAAAGCTCCTCTAATCTTCCTGGAAGATTCAATCAACAGCATAAACCGGATCATGAGTTTGAGGTTGTAGAACCCAAACCTATCATGATCCTATCTTATGATTTTCCTGAAGGTTATGCACCCGATCATCTCGCAAACCCAACTGATGGTTCCACTGATCCTGACCTGTCCCTTGACAATCAGGAAGATTCGGAAGGCGACGTTCCAGAAGGCGACGTGGTGGGTCCCGTTAACGATAATGATTCATCGGGTGGTAATGAGGACTCTGGACCAACATTGTAA
- the LOC110877434 gene encoding E3 ubiquitin-protein ligase PRT1 isoform X2, which yields MSSPENAPAAAADGGVIEDELEEYSEEFKCCVCLELIYKPVVLACGHISCFWCVFEAMDFWQESHCPVCRHAYYHFPSICWLLHSVLLKLYPKAYQIRESQVANAEKAHGTSSPQFENYLAVSHGGEQMASQCHTTVQGKDCSGGEPLEPVRSENNSTTATTGILTNSSDQITTAGSDHVDIRNKQISIDDLLCSVCKELLCQPVVLNCGHVFCEACIVTSNKEPCRCPVCRSMHPNGFPKVCLVLEAFLKQHVSEEYSARVDKRRTCEIGNSSTVPEGSKGSSVPMDEHLCSSGHKVHFGVGCDCCGMCPLIGNRYKCKDCFEKIGFDLCEDCYKSSSNLPGRFNQQHKPDHEFEVVEPKPIMILSYDFPEGYAPDHLANPTDGSTDPDLSLDNQEDSEGDVPEGDVVGPVNDNDSSGGNEDSGPTL from the exons ATGAGTAGCCCGGAAAATGCTCCTGCCGCCGCCGCTGACGGTGGCGTTATCGAGGACGAACTTGAGGAATATTCGGAGGAGTTCAAATGTTGCGTCTGCCT GGAGCTCATCTACAAGCCAGTTGTATTGG CTTGTGGCCATATTTCATGTTTTTGGTGCGTCTTCGAAGCTATGGACTTTTGGCAGGAATCTCACTGCCCCGTTTGTCGACACGCGTATTATCATTTTCCTAGTATATGTTGGCTGCTTCACTCTGTCTTGCTGAAGTTGTATCCTAAAGCTTATCAAATAAGGGAAAGTCAAGTTGCAA ATGCAGAAAAGGCCCATGGAACATCCTCACCGCAGTTTGAAAACTATTTAGCAGTATCACATGGTGGTGAACAAATGGCATCACAGTGTCATACCACGGTACAAGGTAAAGATTGTTCGGGTGGAGAACCATTGGAACCTGTTCGTTCTGAAAATAACAGTACCACTGCTACTACAGGAATCCTTACAAATTCGAGTGATCAAATCACTACAGCTGGAAGTGATCATGTTGACATACGTAACAAGCAGATTTCGATCGATGATTTACTCTGTTCAGTATGTAAAGAGCTTCTCTGTCAACCTGTTGTGCTTAATTGTGGTCATG TATTCTGTGAAGCATGTATTGTCACTTCAAACAAGGAGCCATGTCGATGCCCCGTGTGTCGAAGCATGCATCCAAATGGGTTCCCAAAAGTCTGTTTGGTTCTAGAGGCTTTCTTGAAGCAGCATGTTTCAGAAGAATACTCTGCAAGAGTAGACAAACGCAGAACTTGTGAGATAGGAAATTCATCAACAG TTCCAGAAGGTTCTAAAGGTTCATCTGTACCTATGGATGAACACTTGTGCAGTTCAGGCCACAAGGTTCACTTTGGAGTAGGTTGTGACTGCTGTGGG ATGTGTCCACTCATTGGCAACCGGTACAAATGCaaagattgcttcgagaaaatcGGCTTCGACTTATGTGAAGATTGCTACAAAAGCTCCTCTAATCTTCCTGGAAGATTCAATCAACAGCATAAACCGGATCATGAGTTTGAGGTTGTAGAACCCAAACCTATCATGATCCTATCTTATGATTTTCCTGAAGGTTATGCACCCGATCATCTCGCAAACCCAACTGATGGTTCCACTGATCCTGACCTGTCCCTTGACAATCAGGAAGATTCGGAAGGCGACGTTCCAGAAGGCGACGTGGTGGGTCCCGTTAACGATAATGATTCATCGGGTGGTAATGAGGACTCTGGACCAACATTGTAA
- the LOC110877434 gene encoding E3 ubiquitin-protein ligase PRT1 isoform X1, protein MSSPENAPAAAADGGVIEDELEEYSEEFKCCVCLELIYKPVVLACGHISCFWCVFEAMDFWQESHCPVCRHAYYHFPSICWLLHSVLLKLYPKAYQIRESQVANAEKAHGTSSPQFENYLAVSHGGEQMASQCHTTVQGKDCSGGEPLEPVRSENNSTTATTGILTNSSDQITTAGSDHVDIRNKQISIDDLLCSVCKELLCQPVVLNCGHVFCEACIVTSNKEPCRCPVCRSMHPNGFPKVCLVLEAFLKQHVSEEYSARVDKRRTCEIGNSSTGDSTSVPEGSKGSSVPMDEHLCSSGHKVHFGVGCDCCGMCPLIGNRYKCKDCFEKIGFDLCEDCYKSSSNLPGRFNQQHKPDHEFEVVEPKPIMILSYDFPEGYAPDHLANPTDGSTDPDLSLDNQEDSEGDVPEGDVVGPVNDNDSSGGNEDSGPTL, encoded by the exons ATGAGTAGCCCGGAAAATGCTCCTGCCGCCGCCGCTGACGGTGGCGTTATCGAGGACGAACTTGAGGAATATTCGGAGGAGTTCAAATGTTGCGTCTGCCT GGAGCTCATCTACAAGCCAGTTGTATTGG CTTGTGGCCATATTTCATGTTTTTGGTGCGTCTTCGAAGCTATGGACTTTTGGCAGGAATCTCACTGCCCCGTTTGTCGACACGCGTATTATCATTTTCCTAGTATATGTTGGCTGCTTCACTCTGTCTTGCTGAAGTTGTATCCTAAAGCTTATCAAATAAGGGAAAGTCAAGTTGCAA ATGCAGAAAAGGCCCATGGAACATCCTCACCGCAGTTTGAAAACTATTTAGCAGTATCACATGGTGGTGAACAAATGGCATCACAGTGTCATACCACGGTACAAGGTAAAGATTGTTCGGGTGGAGAACCATTGGAACCTGTTCGTTCTGAAAATAACAGTACCACTGCTACTACAGGAATCCTTACAAATTCGAGTGATCAAATCACTACAGCTGGAAGTGATCATGTTGACATACGTAACAAGCAGATTTCGATCGATGATTTACTCTGTTCAGTATGTAAAGAGCTTCTCTGTCAACCTGTTGTGCTTAATTGTGGTCATG TATTCTGTGAAGCATGTATTGTCACTTCAAACAAGGAGCCATGTCGATGCCCCGTGTGTCGAAGCATGCATCCAAATGGGTTCCCAAAAGTCTGTTTGGTTCTAGAGGCTTTCTTGAAGCAGCATGTTTCAGAAGAATACTCTGCAAGAGTAGACAAACGCAGAACTTGTGAGATAGGAAATTCATCAACAG GGGATTCAACATCAGTTCCAGAAGGTTCTAAAGGTTCATCTGTACCTATGGATGAACACTTGTGCAGTTCAGGCCACAAGGTTCACTTTGGAGTAGGTTGTGACTGCTGTGGG ATGTGTCCACTCATTGGCAACCGGTACAAATGCaaagattgcttcgagaaaatcGGCTTCGACTTATGTGAAGATTGCTACAAAAGCTCCTCTAATCTTCCTGGAAGATTCAATCAACAGCATAAACCGGATCATGAGTTTGAGGTTGTAGAACCCAAACCTATCATGATCCTATCTTATGATTTTCCTGAAGGTTATGCACCCGATCATCTCGCAAACCCAACTGATGGTTCCACTGATCCTGACCTGTCCCTTGACAATCAGGAAGATTCGGAAGGCGACGTTCCAGAAGGCGACGTGGTGGGTCCCGTTAACGATAATGATTCATCGGGTGGTAATGAGGACTCTGGACCAACATTGTAA
- the LOC110877487 gene encoding protein PHR1-LIKE 3 produces MYSGIHSIMPLEDFPRPNLVGDPCLVLTTDPKPRLRWTAELHERFVDAVTQLGGPDKATPKMIMRTMGVKGLTLYHLKSHLQKYRMGKQSCKEFSDNSKEVSCIAESQDMGSSTSSSTRMMPQDLNDGFEVTEALRVQMEIQRRLHEQLEVQQRLQLRIEAQGKYLQSILEKACKALNDQAIATAGLEAAREELSDLAIKVTNDCLPPVNQTPSLTQAGAHEHGPARLGDCSVDSCLSSQAAALNKRQRAMFMQAEWKAANLG; encoded by the exons ATGTATTCTGGGATTCACTCCATTATGCCCCTTGAAGACTTCCCCCGCCCCAATTTGGTCGGAGATCCATGTTTGGTCCTGACAACGGATCCGAAGCCCCGGCTCCGGTGGACTGCGGAGCTCCATGAGAGATTTGTGGATGCTGTTACTCAGCTTGGTGGACCTGATA AAGCGACACCAAAAATGATCATGAGAACAATGGGGGTAAAGGGCCTCACTCTCTATCATCTCAAATCACATCTGCAG AAATACCGAATGGGGAAACAATCATGCAAAGAGTTTTCCGATAACTCTAAAGAAG TATCTTGCATTGCTGAGAGCCAGGACATGGGTTCATCGACGTCATCTTCTACAAGAATGATGCCACAAGACTTAAATGA TGGCTTTGAGGTTACGGAAGCTTTGAGAGTGCAGATGGAAATCCAAAGAAGATTGCACGAGCAGCTAGAG GTTCAACAACGTCTCCAGCTTAGGATCGAAGCACAAGGAAAATATCTTCAATCGATCTTGGAAAAAGCGTGTAAAGCGTTAAACGATCAAGCAATTGCAACTGCTGGGCTAGAGGCAGCTAGGGAAGAGTTGTCGGATCTCGCAATCAAGGTTACCAATGACTGTCTTCCACCTGTCAACCAAACCCCTTCACTGACTCAAGCTGGGGCCCACGAGCATGGGCCCGCACGACTTGGGGACTGCTCCGTTGACAGCTGCTTGAGTTCTCAGGCTGCCGCTCTGAACAAGAGGCAAAGGGCCATGTTTATGCAAGCAGAGTGGAAGGCGGCTAATTTAGGATAA